The stretch of DNA GCCATACCCGCAGCCTGATCACCATCGCCATGCTGATCGGCATGAACCGCAACGAAGAGCTCAAGCTGCACCTGCGTGCCGCCGCCAACAACGGCGTGAGCCGCGCCGAGATCAAGGAAGTGATCATGCAGAGCGCGATCTACTGCGGCATTCCGGCGGCCAACGCGACCTTCCACCTCGCCGAGTCGGTGTGGGACGAGCTGGGTGTCGAATCCCGCGGCTGATAACCCACGCCTATAAAGGAGCGCGGCGCCGAGCAACTCGGCGCCGCTGCGTTTTCCCTGTCGGAGCGAGCTTGCTCGCGATGAACCTGAGAGCACCACGTTCAGCCAGTCAGTACGCGCCATCGTTGACGATCATCGCGAGCAAGCTTCGCTCCTACAAAAACAAGGCCAGCCCCGGGGAATGGGGCTGGCCTTGTTTTTGGTGTGGGCGAGCGAGTGGGCTTACAGCAGGCTGATCGGGTAGCTGATGATCAGGCGGTTCTCGTCGAACTCGTTGGTGCTGAAGTCGCGGCGCATGGTCGAGTTGCGCCATTTGACGTTGAGATTCTTGAGCGTGCCGCTTTGCACGGTGTAGGCCAGTTCGCTCTCGCGTCCCCATTCCTTGCCGTCGGTGATGGTGCCGGTGTGCACGTTGTCGCCCTTGATGTAGCGGTTCATCAGGGTCAGGCCGGGGATGCCGACCGCGACGAAGTTGTAGTCATGGCGCAGCTGCCAGGATCTTTCCTGGGCGTTGTCGTAGCTGGCGTTGTAGCTGTCGTTGGCCAGGGTGCCGCCGCTGGTGCCGTTGACGCGCATCCAGGCGCTGTCGCCGGTGAGTTTCTGCAGGCCGACGTAGAAGGTGTGGCCGCCGTACTTGGCCGAGAACAGGCCCGACCAGGTCTTGTTGTCCAGGTCGCCGGCGCGGGCGCTGCCATCCTCCTTGCCATAGAAGAAGCCGATGTTGGCGCCCAGGGTCCAGTCGCCCAGCGGCTGGCTGTGGATCAGGTTGAGGTATTGCTGGCTGTAGATGTCCTTGAGCTGGGCGTTCCACACCCCGACCTGGGTGCGCTTGTCGTTGAAGCTGTATTCGCCGCCCTGGAAGTTGAAGCGGTCGGAGGTGAAGGCCGCTTTGCCGGTCATCGACATGTCGCTCATGCTGCTGTCGTCACGCGGGCTGTTGGCGCGGAACTGGCCGCCGTAGAGGGTCAGGCCGTCAATTTCCTTCGAGGTGATCTGGCCGCCGCGGAAGGTCTGGGGCAGGGAGCGACCGTCGTCCGAGCGCAGGATCGGCAGCACCGGCATCCATTCACCGATCTTGACCTCGGTCTGCGACAGGCGGGCCTTGAATGCCACGCCCGTGCGGCCGAAGTGGTCGGCCGGGCGCCCGTCGTGATCCAGCGGCAATAACTGGGTACCGCCGGTGCCTTTGCCGCCATCGAGCTTCAACGAGTACAGCCCCAGCACGTCCATGCCGAACCCGACGGTGCCTTGGGTGAAGCCGGATTTGGCGTCGAGGATGAAGCTCTGCGTCCATTCTTCAGCCTTGCCCTGGGCCTTGCCCGGGTTGGTGAAGTTGCGGTTGATATAGAAGTTGCGCAGGTTCAGGTTGACCTTGGCGTCTTCGAGAAAGCCGGACTCCGCGGCCATGACCGGCAGGGCCGTGCTGGCGATGCTGACGGCCAGCAGGCTGGGCAGCAGTGAATAGGGAGTGCGAGTGGATGGCTTCATGGATCGGGCTCTCTAATTGTTAGGGGTGAGGCTGGGCGCTGCCGCAA from Pseudomonas chlororaphis subsp. chlororaphis encodes:
- a CDS encoding OprD family porin is translated as MKPSTRTPYSLLPSLLAVSIASTALPVMAAESGFLEDAKVNLNLRNFYINRNFTNPGKAQGKAEEWTQSFILDAKSGFTQGTVGFGMDVLGLYSLKLDGGKGTGGTQLLPLDHDGRPADHFGRTGVAFKARLSQTEVKIGEWMPVLPILRSDDGRSLPQTFRGGQITSKEIDGLTLYGGQFRANSPRDDSSMSDMSMTGKAAFTSDRFNFQGGEYSFNDKRTQVGVWNAQLKDIYSQQYLNLIHSQPLGDWTLGANIGFFYGKEDGSARAGDLDNKTWSGLFSAKYGGHTFYVGLQKLTGDSAWMRVNGTSGGTLANDSYNASYDNAQERSWQLRHDYNFVAVGIPGLTLMNRYIKGDNVHTGTITDGKEWGRESELAYTVQSGTLKNLNVKWRNSTMRRDFSTNEFDENRLIISYPISLL
- the pcaC gene encoding 4-carboxymuconolactone decarboxylase, which gives rise to MDEKQRYAEGMQVRRAVLGDAHVDRSLSTLTEFNSEFQEMITRHAWGDIWTRPGLPRHTRSLITIAMLIGMNRNEELKLHLRAAANNGVSRAEIKEVIMQSAIYCGIPAANATFHLAESVWDELGVESRG